In Papaver somniferum cultivar HN1 chromosome 9, ASM357369v1, whole genome shotgun sequence, the genomic stretch TGCAGGGAATGTAAGAAAGACGCGTTCGGACTTTGGGTTGATCCAAAATGCTGTGGGAGCTGAAGCTACTGCGCTTTTGTTGGCTATCTCTTGGGCAAAAGAAATGAATCTTCCCAAAGTGATGTTTGTTAGTGATTGTCTTCATCTGGTCAATTTTGTTAACGGCTGCAACTCTTTAGTGGATTGGAGAAGCCTGGACCTTTTGGAGCTTTGTCGGAGTTCAATTTCTAGTTCAGTTTCTGTTAAGCTAATGTATATAAAGCGACAGAATAACCCGTTAGCGGACCGGCTTGCGCGTCGGATTAGGAAAAACAATCTCAAGGGTTTATGGTTTTTCTTCCAAATTTTCTTAATAGTATGTGCAGAAAGACAAACCTTAATATAATTTGTAATTCTCTTCTTTCTTAACGAATGGTTGTGTTTCTTAGTAAAAAAAAACTCTTTATTACAACTCATTTTTTCCATCAATGTTGTGTGAAATGGGTTATGATGTTACCTATATtcctcaagaaaaaaaaaataataataaaaaaaataataccaAAAACTCTTTATTACAACTCATTTTTTCCATCAATGTTGCGTGAAATGGGTTATGATGTCAAAGATACACCATTGTGAAATATACACCTCAACCAACCATCAAGAAAAAGAAGGAACCAAGATCCTATGCCGCGAGCAACACATAGAAACCCGTGCAGTACATGATGTTACCTATATTCCTCAAATGAAATCGGTCATTACATATGTGGTAAGccataaaatatataaatagacaACATTAACATAGTTGATATGATAGCACAAATAATAATTCAAAGAAAAGACAACATAGATATAAAAACTCCATGCAAAAATGCTAGAGATTTATCTCATGGTGACAGTCCAGACGATACTATTTATTACATGTATCTCTATTCTTATACGTACGTAGTAGATGCATTTCAATTTCTTCTCTTAATTCAGAGAAGATCAGTAAGAATTTTCTTTCTCATGGGTGGGAATAAGCAGGGTGGCCTCCTCCCCCACCattaccactaccaccacctccaccgtACCCATTTCCATGTTCACCAGCATAACCTCCTCCATTACCGCTGCCGGATCCAGTACCTGCACCATACGCACCTGCACCGTGTTCACCGCCATAAGCACTACCACCTCCACTACCGCTGCCCGATCCGCCACCTGCACCATACACACCTGCTCCATGTTCACCCCCGTAAGCACTACCACCTCCACTGCCGCTGCCTGAGCCTCCCCCTGCACCATAGGCACCTGCTCCATGTTCACCACCATAAGCACCTCCACTACCGCTGCCTGACCCTCCACCTGCGCCATATGCACCTGCCGCATGTTCACCACCATAAGCACTGCCACCTCCGCTACCTCCACCGcttccacctccacctccactaCCATAACCATGTTCACCTCCGAAGGTGCCATATCCACCGCCGCTCCCAGATCCTCCACCAGCACCATATGCAACACCATGTTCACTACCATATCCTGAACCACCACCATTGCCGCTGCCACCACCGTATCCTCCACCATGTTCTGCACCACTACCACCataaccactaccaccaccatttccaccaccactACCGTATCCTCCACTACCATATTCACCTCCAATGGCAGAACCATAACCAGAACCACCCCCATTACCACCCCCACCCCCGTAACCACCACCATGCTCAACTCCAGCACCATAGCCAGACCCACCACCAGAACCTCCTCCACTACCATAGCTTACACCATGCTCTCCCCCAACACCATAACCAGATCCACTACCACTACCACCTCCGCCTCCACCACCATAACCTGCACCATGTTCAATTCCGCTCCCATAACCACCTCCacttccaccaccactaccactaccacTACCGTAACCAGCTCCATGATCTCCGTAATTACCTCCATAACCATGCTCCACACTATGCTCACCTCCAACTGCataaccactaccaccaccagatcctccaccacctcctcctcctcctgccGACCCTCCTCCATAACCTGAACCCCCTCCGTTTCCAATGCCATGCCCAGCGCCATACCCAGCACCATTACTAGCTCCCTCCAGATTGAGGAGGGCCCTGGAGGCTGAACATAAACTTACACCCAACACTACCACCAAAACGAAAACAACGCCACTAGTTCTAGCCGTAGCCATTTGAGCTAGATAGCTAGTATTGTACTTAAGTATCCTACAAGAGTGAAATGAGAAGAATGTTTCGTTGGTATTTATAGGAGATTTGGAGGGTCCAAAACCGCATTAAGTATTTTGTTATGGAGTGGTTGAAGAAGGCTTGCACATGGGGTTGATGGATAAAAAGTCTGTGTCGTGCATTTCTCAGTGATCACATTTTGCCGACCCTCAATAATATCCACGGACATACACTACCCTCTTATTATTACTATTAAGTTTTGCGAGTGGGGTTTTGCTGTCCTCCAATATACTCACCATGTGTGAGAACCCTATTCTCATTCGAATCTAGGATAGACAGTGTCTAATTTCAACGAATAGCTATAGTTATTTTTAGATATGAAAGTGGGCCTTGGGAATTATTCTCACGATTCTTTTGGTACATGCTTACAAGAACCTACTGGTTCTAACTAACAGGGAGGCAGTCAATTGAGATTTTTATAAATTTTCATAGGTTTGTTATTTGAGTGACTTTctaatattttctaaaaatatagAGATATCTGGTGATTCTCTAAGAATAAATTAGAGAGTCTTTGCgacttgtagagacaaaaaattgatattcgtaAAGAGTCTCTGTGATTTTTAGAGACAAAAAAATGTACAATAtttaatcaaaaattcaaaacatcTACTGGTTACTTTATTATGCACATTACTGGTTACTTTATAATGCACATTATAATCTAAATAAAAATACCATGAATACCTGGTAAAATACGTGTGCATTGTCAAAATAAATCTTGTTGTTGCCTTATGCctgtgttttcatttttttttatttcactcaTCCCAcattcattttattattttctactcAATCTCGCCACTGGATTACTCCGCAAATGGCCCGTTACTTGGTCATCagctcaaacaaaaaaaagaaaaaaaattggccctactctcaaaaacaaatattcccCAAGTTTCCAAGTC encodes the following:
- the LOC113308414 gene encoding glycine-rich cell wall structural protein 1.8-like, producing the protein MATARTSGVVFVLVVVLGVSLCSASRALLNLEGASNGAGYGAGHGIGNGGGSGYGGGSAGGGGGGGGSGGGSGYAVGGEHSVEHGYGGNYGDHGAGYGSGSGSGGGSGGGYGSGIEHGAGYGGGGGGGSGSGSGYGVGGEHGVSYGSGGGSGGGSGYGAGVEHGGGYGGGGGNGGGSGYGSAIGGEYGSGGYGSGGGNGGGSGYGGSGAEHGGGYGGGSGNGGGSGYGSEHGVAYGAGGGSGSGGGYGTFGGEHGYGSGGGGGSGGGSGGGSAYGGEHAAGAYGAGGGSGSGSGGAYGGEHGAGAYGAGGGSGSGSGGGSAYGGEHGAGVYGAGGGSGSGSGGGSAYGGEHGAGAYGAGTGSGSGNGGGYAGEHGNGYGGGGGSGNGGGGGHPAYSHP